The Vibrio sp. NTOU-M3 genomic sequence GATGGGCTCAGAGCGTTGTTCTAGGCAGTGCGCAATGTCAAATACCACTACTAAGTTGCCTCGTAGGTTCATCACACCCAATACCTGAGAAGGTGCACCGGATACCGATTCAACTGCTGGGTATTCCATAATTTCACGAATATGCGCAATAGGTAGGGCGAAACTCTTCTCCCCCAATTGGAACTCTAGATACTTTTCGGTTCCTTGTGCCATGGCCATTCCCTCCATCATGCCTTAATCATCAAAAGGCACGTAACCTTTCTCTGGTTTAGAGCTGGGAACATGTTCTGGCTCGACTCTTCTTGGTCGCTGCCTCATCACCGCCGTATTTGCCACCAGCTTGAAAAAGCTAACGGTATTTTTAATTTCATTCGTTTGTTCTTGTACCATCAACGCCGTTGACGCCAACTCTTCAGAAGCAGAAGCATTTTGCTGTGCTATCTCATCTAATTGAGAAACCGTGCGGTTAATTTCAGCAACACTGGTACTTTGTTCGGTAGAAGCGGCGGTGATCTCTTGAACTAGATCAGCCGTTTTCTGAATGTTCGGAACCATGCGATTAAGCATATTTCCGGCATGTTGAGCAACTTTGACGCTATTATCAGCCAAGCTGCTAATTTCCTGCGCTGCAACTTGACTTCGCTCAGCCAACTTACGAACTTCATCAGCCACCACAGCAAACCCTTTACCATGCTCTCCCGCACGAGCCGCTTCAATCGCGGCATTCAAGGCCAACAAGTTAGTCTTGTAAGCAACGTCTTCAATAATGCCTATTTTCTCAGCAATGGCCGTCATGGCATCAACTGTGTCATTTACGGCCTCACCCCCTTCATTCGCCTCAGAACTTGATTGGGTTGCGATTTCATTGGTCACACGTGAATTGTCAGTATTCATTGAAATAGAAGAGCTCATTTGATCAAGTGATGCACTGGTCTCTTCGACACTCGATGCGAGTTGGCTTGACGTTGAGCTAAGCATTTGCGACGTTGATGTCACTTCATTTGTACTATGAGAGATCGCCTCTACTGAGCCCTGAATGTCCAATAAAATGTTTTGTAGCTTGTCGAGAAAACCATTAAAGCTCTTGGCGGTTTCACCTATTTCATCCGTCCCAAAATCTGGGATACGGCGAGTTAAGTCCCCTTCTCCTGAGCGTAGATCTTCTGCCGCCTCAGACAAGGCTTTAATTGGTAAGACGATGCCTTTAATAAGAAATAGAGCCGTAATGAACGCCAGAACAACCGCAACACCCAACAAGCCCCACACGAGAGAGATACTTTCTCGTGCCGCTAAGACCAGTTCATCCAATGAACCTGTACTTTGCGCATTCGCTGTAGAGCTAATTTGGTCTAGAAGCTTTTCCAGTTTGCTAAAGACTTCATGCTCCAATTTGTCTATCTCTAGCGCTGCTACAATTTTGTCACGTGGACGATATGTTGCGAAAATATCCTTCCCTCCATTGTAGAGTGCCAAATACATTCGCTCGACTTCGCTAAGGCTTTTAATTTCTTCCGGTTTTCTTTCCAGTGGTTTTATTTCAGCAAGAAACTCAGCAAAATTGCGCGAATCTTTTTCAAAAGCATTGACCGCACCAATCTCCCCTCTCATGTAGGCATTTAAGGCGGACATCATGTCCCCCTCTTCATCTATCAGTTCTAGGTAGTAACGCACACCGGGTAAGTCATCATTCAGCACTTCAGCAAAATCACCAGAACGCCCAGCATCCGCTACTTCTTCTTCCTTTAAGGTATTGAGCAGCGTTTCCAATGGATCCGCGTAATCGCGGATCAGCACATTGTACTTTTCAACAGCTTGGCTTTCTAAGCTGGGATCAAAGCGTTTAAACACTAAGCTTTGTATGTCTTCATAATAGCGAGTTGAAAGATTTTCAATCTGTCGGACTAATACAGGGTCAATCGATTTGAGCTGCTTTAACTGTTCAAAAAAGGTCACAAATTCGGTGTAATTGGCAAGAAAGTCGGCTTCTTCTTCGGCTTCCCCGGTGATGAATTCCAGTACGTTCGAATTCATGTCACCCAGCTCATCGAGCATACTTAATGACAAAATTACCTTTGGAATTTCTTCGTAACCAACCGCTATCGCGTAACTTTCTATGGTGCGATTTTTGACTTGTACAGAAACAGCAATCACAAACAAAAGCACTCCCATAGTGCACATCGCGAGTATGATTTTGTTTTTGATCGATAACTTAGCAATCATGACTATTCTCCTTTGCCCGCCTCTTGCTGGCCAAAGCGTTCTAATGCTTGAGTATCAGCATGGTTGAGTGCGGTCTGGATAAGGGAAAAAACATCCAGAATGATCGCAACCTCACCACTTCCCAGTATGGTGGCCCCACTCACGCCTTTTAACCCATCAAATAGAGAGCCCAATGGCTTAACTACCGTTTGGTATTCACCACTCAACCTATCCACCACTAAACCTGCTTTTAATGAACCAAACTGCACGACAATGAACGCTTCCTGTTCAACCGTGCTGTGTGACTTCACACCAAACCATTCGGCAAGACGCAAATACGGCAAAGCATCTTGTCGTAAAGTTACAAAGCGCTTATCTCCATTTGCATCTGCAACCTCATTAAATTCCAGACACTCAACCACGTTATCCAAAGGGATCACGTAATCGCTGCCAGCCACCTTAAACATGAACCCATCAATGATCGATAATGTCATCGGGAGTCGAATCGAAAATTTGCTCCCTTTGCCGTATTCACTGTCCAGCTCTACACTGCCATTCAGCAGTTCGATGTTGCGCTTTACGACATCCATCCCAACACCACGACCTGATAAATCGGTTACTTCTCCCCGAGTAGAAAAGCCGGGCTTAAAAAGCAGCTGACGTATGTCAGAACCACTTAGCTGTTTATTCGGCTCAATCAACCCACGTTCCTTCGCAAGGCCGTATATCCGCTCTTCATCAATCCCCCGTCCATCATCAGAAACTTCGATGACAATCGAACCTGAATCATGATACGCATTAAGGCGTAATGATCCGGCGGCTGACTTACCACAATCGATGCGCTCTTCTCGTGATTCGATACCATGATCGATTGCGTTGCGGACCAAATGTGTTAGTGGATCATTGAGCTTCTCAATAAACGTTTTATCTAGTTCCGTTTCCGCGCCACTCACCAGCAAATCCACATCTTTACCCAGTTCATTGGCTGTATCTCGCACAATTCGTTTGAAACGATTAAACGTATCGCCAATTTGCACCATTCTCAGTTGCAGTGAACTGTCGCGAATGCTTTCGACCAAGCGTTCAAGCTGTGCCATTGCTTCAATCAAAGGTTCATTCCCGGTTTGATGAGCAAGGAGGTTGGTTCGCGCGCCAGTGATCACCATTTCACCCACTAAGTCGATCAATTGGTCTAATTTGTCAGCTTCGACTCGAAGTGTTTTCATTTTCTTCAGTGCAGGATTGTGACTTTTCACTTCGCCATCATGAGAAAAAGGTGATGGTGTTTTTTCAGCTGTTTGCTGCTGCTTTTTACTGCTTTCGGGAGGAATAATAAGTAACGTGGATTCGGGGGCGATAAACTCAAAGGCATCTAAGATAATTTGGTCAGACAGCTCTCCTGAGCATTGAATTTCAAACCCGATGTAACATAATTCAGGATCAAAATTTTCCCCGACATCGATCAGCTTCTGTTCAGAAACATCAATTTGCTTGAGCTCTGCTAATGTCGATAGATAATGGATAAAAGAGATAGGGTCTAAGCCTTGCTGAAAAACATCCGCATTTGGGCGAAATGAAATATGCCAATCGCCGTCATGCACCGCGTTTGGTTCAACAATACTGCTTAATGGCGATTCAATACTCGGAAGAACGTGCTCAAAATCTTGAAACATCTGTTCTGCGCCAACAGGTACAGAGCAACGCCCATAGGACTCAACCTCTTCGACCATTTGTCTCAAGGCATCATTACTGCGCAACATCAAAGCCATCAACTCAGATGAAAACGAAATGTCTTCACGACGCAATAAATCAAGTAAGCATTCAAACTGGTGTGCAAAACGAACCAATTCATCCAATCCAAAAAGCCCAGCACTGCCTTTGATGGTATGTATACAACGAAATAACACATCAACGGACTCGACTTTAATGCTGCTTGCGCCTTCATAAGCCAACAAGAGTTGCTCAACATCGTTAATCAACTCTGTTGATTCTGAAACAAACGTCGTTAAGGCTCTTTGCAGCTCAGGGGTCATTGAGGTTTACACTCCAAAATCGCGGGACACTGAAGTAACTCGCCATACTTTATGATCTGTTCGCTAGGTTTAATAATGGGCGTTGCCATACCTTGACGTTCCGCATATCGAATGAACCAAATAAGCAATTGATAGCCAGCACTATCTAATACTTCGACAAGCGCGCCATCCAATACCAACGCATCGCCTTCGCTGAGTATTCCTTTAATTTGCTGATGAACATCACCCACCTCATAAATCGTGAGTTCTTCTGGCAGTTGATATATTTGCTGCATCTCGCTTCCTTGTTAGATTGAGAGGATCTTCGATACCGCCTCTAACATTTTATCGGGCTTAAACGGCTTCACCATCCACGCCTTCGCCCCTGCCTTTCGGCTTTCTTCCATTAAATATTCCTGCGTTTCTGTCGTGAGCATAATGATGGGAGTAAATTTATAACGTTCCATGTTCTTAACATGTTTGACGAACTCAATACCGTTCATGTTCGGCATGTTCACATCACTGATGATCAGATGGATTTTTCTACCGTCTAGCTTTTCTATTCCCTCTACACCATCTTTCGCTTCAATGATCTGATATCCGGCGCCTGTTAATGCAATATTCACGACCTGTCTGAGGGATTCCGAATCATCGACAATCAAAATGCTTTTTCTCATGTGTCCCCCTAATGAAAAAATGTCACGTTACCTTCGTCACTCGGATCGGTGTGCTCTTCGGTATTGGTTCGGCTTTTTATACACTCCAGCGCAGTAAGTAACTCCTCTTCATTCCAATGCCCACCCGAATGATCAAACTGAGTAATGGATTGCTGACACAATGCAATTGCTTCAATCACTCCAGCTTGTTTTTGCTGTAATCGGTCACTAAATTGCATCAAAACAGCCAACTCCTGATTGATCTGCTCAATCTGCGCTGTCAGTTTGACCACATGGTGTTTATCGACATCTGGCCCTTGAAGCTCAGTACGAAGTTCATTCGACGACTGTTGTAAGGCAACGAGCAAATGTGTGATTTGGTGAAACCCGGACTCAGTGTAATTGGTCGCAGACTCTAGTTGACGGTGGAAAAAGGGAAGGATTTTGTGGTGAAGTGAGTCCAGAACCCCAAGTCGACGCTCTGAATGCTTGTGGTGTAAGCGAAGAAAAGCTGTCGGCAATAAAGCACTAAATATTCCAATATAAAAACTAAGAGCTAGCTCTTTGGTGAAAAAAAAATTCACTAGAGCGATGCCGAAAGCCATTAAGAGATAGTAAGTAACTGCTCGCACCAGACCAATCCAATTAATTACAACATAGTAATTAGACTAGTCCAAAATAATGAGAACAAATAACTTTCAGCGAAGTTTACTGTTTACTCACGGTGCTCTTCGTCTCTTTTATTAAATAAAAAAATAGCCGCCAATCAATGGCGGCTACTCACACATACTGATTAATTTACCATGATTACGAATTACGTAATGCTTCGATTCGCTTATCAAGTGGTGGGTGAGTCATCATTAACTCAGACAGTGAAGCTTTACCGTTAATACCAAACGCCATCATCGAACCTTCAAGTTGAGATTCATGACTCATCTTCAATCGCTCTAGCGCCGCGATCATCTTATGTTTACCAACAAGTTGCGCCGCGCCTGCATCCGCATGAAACTCACGATGGCGACTGTACCATTTGGTAATAAAGCTTGCCAAAATGCCGAAAACAAGTTCCAGAACCATTGATACACCAAAGTAAACCAGCATATTGCTGCCACCTTCGCCGTCGTCAGAATCTCGCGAAGCCACAATATTAGCAATAAAGCGAGATAGGAAGATCACAAAGGTATTCACAACGCCTTGCATCAGGGTCATCGTTACCATATCACCATTAGAGATATGGCTAACTTCATGCGCTAATACGGCTTCAGCCTCATCTCGAGTCATATTATGTAAAAGGCCCGTCGACACCGCGACGAGTGAGTCATCACGCTTTGCGCCAGTTGCAAATGCATTTATATCCGCGGAATCATAGATTGCAACCGTCGGCATACCAATGCCCGCTTTTTGTGATTGCTCACGCACCGTTTCCAATAACCAGTGCTCTGTCTCATTGCGTGGGCTTTCAATCACCATACCGCCAACGGAGCGAAGCGCCATGCTCTTCGACATCATCAACGAAATAATTGCTCCACCAAAACCAAACACTGCAGCAAACACTAACAAGCCAGACAAACTACCCGGCTGCATACCCGTTACGGCATAAACGATATTTAAAACAACGCTCAGAACCAACATAACCGCAAGGTTCGTTGCGATAAATAACATTACTCGCTTCATTTAACTTTCTCCGAAACAGCAAGCTTCTTTTATAAGCTGTTGAGCTAATAGATACCTAGTAGCAACAGCGATTTGTTATACATAGATATAGTCTAATCCTTTTGAAAACAAGGTTAAGAATGAAATTGAAACATTTGATGTCTGTATCAGAATGCGATACTAAAACTGGTTCAGTTCTACAAAGTGAGAAAGCGGCTTAGACTTTGGTCGTATTGTAGCCTGTTTAAAACCTGCTAAATTCATTATCAGAACATAATCCACCATGTAGAGAAAGGAAATCACCATGGTTGAAACTAACAACTATCAAATGGCTATTGATTTACTGTGCTGTCACCTTGGGATAACAGAAGAGGAAGCAAAAAAGCAACTCGGCTTATCGTCTGACTCCCCGGTTCAACAACAGATTTCAGATTTTCAGCAGGCTTATGCGGGTATGGCTGCTGAAAAATAAACAGGTCATCAATTAAAAAGGCTGCCATATGGCAGCCTTTTTGTTATTGGTTACAGAGCAAGTGGCTCTAGGTCGATATACTTAGAAAGTTCTTTCCGCTTTACGCTCGGCACATATGGGATTTCACCAATTTTAGGTGCATCAATCTTTTGTTCTAACATCTCAATAATGTCAGCGTAATGCTCTGTTCCTGGGTTAACACGATTCGCCACCCATCCTACCAGATTCAAACCATCCGCTTTGATCGCATCAACCGTTAACATTGCGTGGCTCAAACAACCTAATTTGATACCAACCACTAAAACAACCGGCAACTGTTCTTGTTTAACCCAAGTAGACAAGCAATCTTGATCAGAGACTGGAACACGCCACCCACCAGCACCTTCTACAAGTACAACTTGAGCATTTTCTTTATGTTGCTGCAATTTGCGGCTTAAGACATCGTAACAAATTTCGGTGTTTTCATGCTTTGCGGCAATATGGGGAGAGGCAGGGAGCTCCAAAGCATATGGATTGATGTCATCGTAATCACATTCGATCGTTGCCGCTTTTTGTAAATGAAGGGCATCGGAATTTCGAAAGCCAGATTCAGTTTTTTCACTTCCAGCAGCCACTGGCTTATAGCCAATTGTTTTCAGCCCTTTTGCTGCCATCGCGTGAAGGATCGCTTTTGAAGCGACCGTTTTTCCAACATCGGTATCCGTACCTGCAATGAAAAATGCATCAATCATAGATGTATAACCCCTAAACAAACCTGATAAGTTGCGGGTAGAAGACCCTGATGGTTTTTAAACACCTGATATTCTTCTTCAACTTGAATGAGTGCTCGTCGGCTTGTTAAACCATGAGAGCGTCCACTTACGTGATTCGCACCAATGCCTTTGAGATCACGCATAAGAGAAAATGAAGACTCATACCAAACGGTGATTTCCGGCAAGTCTAGATGATGGTTATGGCAATCAGCTTGCGCTAACGCAATTTTTACCTGATTGATCGAGATAAAATCATTCACGTGTTGATATGAGTCAATTTTACCCCACGCCTTTTTTAGCTCATGCAGCGAGCCATCTAGTAAGGTGGTGAAGAAAGCCTCACCTCCAGAACGTAGAATACGCTTCATTTCCTTTAATGGTACCGATAGGTCCTCACACCACTGTAATGCAAGGCTTGAGAAGACATAATCTACGCTGTTGCTTGGCAACGGGATAGATTCTGCATCGCCAACGTGATAGTGGATGCCATGATCGCCACAACGTTGCCGGCTCTGCTGCAACATTTCTTGAGACAAATCCATACAAATCACTTCAGCCCCACGCAACTTAAGTTGCTGTGAAAAGTAACCTGTACCGCAACCTAAATCGAGAACTCGTTTACCCAATAGATCCTTTGGCATTTTATCGAGTAACTTATGCCCTACCTCTCTCTGAAAAGCCGCGTGCTGATCATAGGTTATCGAAGCCTTACCAAACGCCTCTGCAATCGCGCGCTTTTGATCGCCTGCATTAGTTAAATCAAAACATGCAAATTCTGTCATCCGGACACCTCAAATACCTCTGTGAGAGCCTGAACAAGAGAAGCAACTTGTTCGTTACTGTGATTAGCCGTTAATGTAATGCGCAACCGTGCAGAGCCTGTAGCAACGGTAGGAGGCCGAATGGCGGTTAACCAGTGACCCGCTTTTTTCATATTTTCAGCGATATTTAATGTCTTCTCTGACTGGCCAATCAAAAAAGGATTGATTGGTGTGATTGTGTCGACAAAGCCGTCCAGACTAGAAGCTGAAGCTCTGTATACGTCTTTCAACTCAGCAAGTTTTTCTCGTCGCCATTCTTGCTGCCTGATCATACCGATAGCATGGGTTAGCGCATAAGCTTGTGACGGAGGCATCGCGGTAGAATAAACATAGTGACGAGCAAATTGAGAGATGTATTCCCCTACGGGTTTACTCGTCAATATTGCAGCTCCCGATAATCCAAACGCTTTGCCAAAAGTCACCACCAAAATATCTGGTTTGATATTGCAGTGGCTCGAAGTGCCACGCCCTTCTTCTCCAAGCACTCCAATGCCATGCGCATCATCGACAACCAACCACGCATTGTTGTTTTGGGTGATCCTTTGGATCTCTTGTAAGGGAGAGAGATCGCCATCCATGCTAAACACACCTTCGGTGACAACTAACTGATTGATTTCAGGTGTAAGAAGCTGAGATAGATGCTCACCATCATTATGGCGAAAACGCTTCATTTTGGCAGGAGACAACAGGCCCGCTTCCATCAAAGAGGCATGGTTAAGCTTGTCCTGTATCAGCACATCCTCTTTCTCTAGCAGGGAAAAAAGCAGTGCTTGATTGGCTGAAAACCCCGAACTAAAAAGCGTACTATGTTCAAAGCCAAGCCAGTCACACAGTGCTGCATTCAGATTAGCGTGAGCACGTGAGTACCCAGTAACCATAGGGGAAGCTGCACTACCACAGCCATATTTGGAAATGCCTTCTTGCCAAGCCTTCGCCAATTCACTGTCAGTTGCTAACCCCAAATAATCGTTACTAGAGAAATTAGTGTAACGCTGCCCTGATAAAGTCAGAGCAACACCATTTCCCTCTTCAAGTAACCACTCTTTCCTAGTTAACCCTTCGTCACGTCGCTTAGTTAACGCTTGCGCTATTCGATGTTCAAACGCTGGCATCGTAAAACAAATCGCCTTTACTTGGTCTAGCCGCAACACGCTCTACAACACGATCCAGCAATTCATTTTCTTCAACTTCATCAGGTTTTTGAGAGATTTCCTGACTATTTATACCAAGCTTGGCAAAAAGCAGCATATCTTTATCTTCAGATGGATTCGGTGTCGTTAACAATTTACATCCATAGAAAACAGAGTTTGCGCCAGCCATGAAGCACAGTGCTTGCATCTGCTCATTCATATTTTCACGGCCAGCCGATAAACGAACGGCTGATTGAGGCATCATAATACGAGCAATGGCAATTAAACGGATAAAATCAAAAGGCTCTACGTCATCAACTTCTTCTAATGGTGTCCCTTTCACTTTCACCAACATATTAATCGGTACACTTTCAGGGTGAGTTGGTAAATTGGCAAGCTCCATCAGCAGACCTGCTCGATCATTTGCACTCTCACCCATACCAATGATGCCACCAGAACAGATTTTCATCCCCGCATCGCGAACGTGCGATAAGGTATCTAAACGATCCTGATAAGTTCTGGTGGTGATAATATTTCCGTAAAACTCTGGTGAGGTATCAAGGTTATGGTTGTAATAATCTAGACCGGCGTCAGCGAGCTTTGTTGCTTGATCGGGTGTTAACATACCAAGGGTCATGCACGTTTCTAAACCCATGCCCTTCACCCCTTTGATCATTTCCGTTAAATGAGGCATATCGCGCTCTTTTGGATTCTTCCATGCAGCCCCCATACAAAAACGCGTTGAACCTGCATTTTTAGCTTTTTGCGCAGCATCAAGAACACGCTCGACTTCCATCAAACGTTCTTTTTCTATATCGGTAGTATAACGAGCACTTTGTGGACAGTACTTACAATCTTCTGGACACGCACCAGTCTTAATAGATAACAGCGTGCTGACTTGAACATGGTTAGTTTGCTGATATTGACGATGGATGGTTTGAGCCTCAAAAAGTAAATCCATAAAAGGCTTTTCCATCAAAGAGCGGACTTCCTCTAGTGTCCAGTTATGACGTACTTTCACTTGCTTTCCTTTGTTATTAATTAGTTTAGTTGCTTGGCTAGTCTATCGTCTCCAGTTAAACTGTCAACACAACAAAAAAACAATAGTTTACAAGTGATTACTTTTTAATCTGGTGATTTATGGATTTACAATTCGATCAAAAGCATATCTGGCATCCTTACACATCCACCATTAACCCTCTCCCTTGTTACCCCATTGTTGCGGCGAATGGTGTCTACCTTGAGCTGGAAAGTGGTGGAAAACTTATCGATGGAATGTCATCTTGGTGGTCTGCAATCCATGGCTACAACCATCCACAGTTAAACCAAGCCGCCCATAACCAAATAGACAAGATGTCGCATGTGATGTTTGGCGGTATTACACATGAACCTGCAATAACACTGTGTAAAAGCCTGCTCTCGCTCGCTCCTAATAATCTAGAACACGTGTTTCTTGCCGATTCTGGCTCTGTCGCGGTCGAAGTGAGCTTAAAAATGGCCCTGCAATATTGGCACTCTCGCAGAGAAGCTCGTTCTAAGTTTTTAACCCTCCGAGATGGATACCATGGCGACACTTTTGCAGCGATGTCCGTGACAGATCCTGATAACTCAATGCACTCACTCTATAAAGGCTTCTTACCGGAACATATTTTTGCTCGTTCGCCAAAGACTGGCTTCTGGGATGAGTGGGATGCTGCTGATTTAGATGACTTCAAATCTAAAGTCGAAGCACACCATCACGAGA encodes the following:
- the bioF gene encoding 8-amino-7-oxononanoate synthase, whose amino-acid sequence is MPAFEHRIAQALTKRRDEGLTRKEWLLEEGNGVALTLSGQRYTNFSSNDYLGLATDSELAKAWQEGISKYGCGSAASPMVTGYSRAHANLNAALCDWLGFEHSTLFSSGFSANQALLFSLLEKEDVLIQDKLNHASLMEAGLLSPAKMKRFRHNDGEHLSQLLTPEINQLVVTEGVFSMDGDLSPLQEIQRITQNNNAWLVVDDAHGIGVLGEEGRGTSSHCNIKPDILVVTFGKAFGLSGAAILTSKPVGEYISQFARHYVYSTAMPPSQAYALTHAIGMIRQQEWRREKLAELKDVYRASASSLDGFVDTITPINPFLIGQSEKTLNIAENMKKAGHWLTAIRPPTVATGSARLRITLTANHSNEQVASLVQALTEVFEVSG
- the bioB gene encoding biotin synthase BioB; this encodes MKVRHNWTLEEVRSLMEKPFMDLLFEAQTIHRQYQQTNHVQVSTLLSIKTGACPEDCKYCPQSARYTTDIEKERLMEVERVLDAAQKAKNAGSTRFCMGAAWKNPKERDMPHLTEMIKGVKGMGLETCMTLGMLTPDQATKLADAGLDYYNHNLDTSPEFYGNIITTRTYQDRLDTLSHVRDAGMKICSGGIIGMGESANDRAGLLMELANLPTHPESVPINMLVKVKGTPLEEVDDVEPFDFIRLIAIARIMMPQSAVRLSAGRENMNEQMQALCFMAGANSVFYGCKLLTTPNPSEDKDMLLFAKLGINSQEISQKPDEVEENELLDRVVERVAARPSKGDLFYDASV
- a CDS encoding chemotaxis protein CheA; the encoded protein is MTPELQRALTTFVSESTELINDVEQLLLAYEGASSIKVESVDVLFRCIHTIKGSAGLFGLDELVRFAHQFECLLDLLRREDISFSSELMALMLRSNDALRQMVEEVESYGRCSVPVGAEQMFQDFEHVLPSIESPLSSIVEPNAVHDGDWHISFRPNADVFQQGLDPISFIHYLSTLAELKQIDVSEQKLIDVGENFDPELCYIGFEIQCSGELSDQIILDAFEFIAPESTLLIIPPESSKKQQQTAEKTPSPFSHDGEVKSHNPALKKMKTLRVEADKLDQLIDLVGEMVITGARTNLLAHQTGNEPLIEAMAQLERLVESIRDSSLQLRMVQIGDTFNRFKRIVRDTANELGKDVDLLVSGAETELDKTFIEKLNDPLTHLVRNAIDHGIESREERIDCGKSAAGSLRLNAYHDSGSIVIEVSDDGRGIDEERIYGLAKERGLIEPNKQLSGSDIRQLLFKPGFSTRGEVTDLSGRGVGMDVVKRNIELLNGSVELDSEYGKGSKFSIRLPMTLSIIDGFMFKVAGSDYVIPLDNVVECLEFNEVADANGDKRFVTLRQDALPYLRLAEWFGVKSHSTVEQEAFIVVQFGSLKAGLVVDRLSGEYQTVVKPLGSLFDGLKGVSGATILGSGEVAIILDVFSLIQTALNHADTQALERFGQQEAGKGE
- a CDS encoding methyl-accepting chemotaxis protein, whose amino-acid sequence is MIAKLSIKNKIILAMCTMGVLLFVIAVSVQVKNRTIESYAIAVGYEEIPKVILSLSMLDELGDMNSNVLEFITGEAEEEADFLANYTEFVTFFEQLKQLKSIDPVLVRQIENLSTRYYEDIQSLVFKRFDPSLESQAVEKYNVLIRDYADPLETLLNTLKEEEVADAGRSGDFAEVLNDDLPGVRYYLELIDEEGDMMSALNAYMRGEIGAVNAFEKDSRNFAEFLAEIKPLERKPEEIKSLSEVERMYLALYNGGKDIFATYRPRDKIVAALEIDKLEHEVFSKLEKLLDQISSTANAQSTGSLDELVLAARESISLVWGLLGVAVVLAFITALFLIKGIVLPIKALSEAAEDLRSGEGDLTRRIPDFGTDEIGETAKSFNGFLDKLQNILLDIQGSVEAISHSTNEVTSTSQMLSSTSSQLASSVEETSASLDQMSSSISMNTDNSRVTNEIATQSSSEANEGGEAVNDTVDAMTAIAEKIGIIEDVAYKTNLLALNAAIEAARAGEHGKGFAVVADEVRKLAERSQVAAQEISSLADNSVKVAQHAGNMLNRMVPNIQKTADLVQEITAASTEQSTSVAEINRTVSQLDEIAQQNASASEELASTALMVQEQTNEIKNTVSFFKLVANTAVMRQRPRRVEPEHVPSSKPEKGYVPFDD
- a CDS encoding response regulator: MRKSILIVDDSESLRQVVNIALTGAGYQIIEAKDGVEGIEKLDGRKIHLIISDVNMPNMNGIEFVKHVKNMERYKFTPIIMLTTETQEYLMEESRKAGAKAWMVKPFKPDKMLEAVSKILSI
- the bioD gene encoding dethiobiotin synthase codes for the protein MIDAFFIAGTDTDVGKTVASKAILHAMAAKGLKTIGYKPVAAGSEKTESGFRNSDALHLQKAATIECDYDDINPYALELPASPHIAAKHENTEICYDVLSRKLQQHKENAQVVLVEGAGGWRVPVSDQDCLSTWVKQEQLPVVLVVGIKLGCLSHAMLTVDAIKADGLNLVGWVANRVNPGTEHYADIIEMLEQKIDAPKIGEIPYVPSVKRKELSKYIDLEPLAL
- the htpX gene encoding protease HtpX; amino-acid sequence: MKRVMLFIATNLAVMLVLSVVLNIVYAVTGMQPGSLSGLLVFAAVFGFGGAIISLMMSKSMALRSVGGMVIESPRNETEHWLLETVREQSQKAGIGMPTVAIYDSADINAFATGAKRDDSLVAVSTGLLHNMTRDEAEAVLAHEVSHISNGDMVTMTLMQGVVNTFVIFLSRFIANIVASRDSDDGEGGSNMLVYFGVSMVLELVFGILASFITKWYSRHREFHADAGAAQLVGKHKMIAALERLKMSHESQLEGSMMAFGINGKASLSELMMTHPPLDKRIEALRNS
- a CDS encoding lipid asymmetry maintenance protein MlaB, translating into MQQIYQLPEELTIYEVGDVHQQIKGILSEGDALVLDGALVEVLDSAGYQLLIWFIRYAERQGMATPIIKPSEQIIKYGELLQCPAILECKPQ
- the bioC gene encoding malonyl-ACP O-methyltransferase BioC — encoded protein: MTEFACFDLTNAGDQKRAIAEAFGKASITYDQHAAFQREVGHKLLDKMPKDLLGKRVLDLGCGTGYFSQQLKLRGAEVICMDLSQEMLQQSRQRCGDHGIHYHVGDAESIPLPSNSVDYVFSSLALQWCEDLSVPLKEMKRILRSGGEAFFTTLLDGSLHELKKAWGKIDSYQHVNDFISINQVKIALAQADCHNHHLDLPEITVWYESSFSLMRDLKGIGANHVSGRSHGLTSRRALIQVEEEYQVFKNHQGLLPATYQVCLGVIHL